In one Musa acuminata AAA Group cultivar baxijiao chromosome BXJ2-5, Cavendish_Baxijiao_AAA, whole genome shotgun sequence genomic region, the following are encoded:
- the LOC108952827 gene encoding glycine-rich cell wall structural protein 1 produces MAGRTARVELCALAFCALLSLQLALASRSLYGTGAGGGGGGGGGGGGGGGGDSGYGSGYGSGYGEGGGRGSAGGYGRGGGGGGGGGGGEGGGEGAGSGSGHGYGSGSGYGEGAGGGSAGGYGRGGGGGGGGGEGVGEGSGYGSGHGYGSGYGAGAGGAQGGGYGSGGGGGGGGGEGSGSGSGSGAGSGSGYGSGGGNGHYYHARKAYKFSSQFTSVATMAGRTTCVKLWALAFIALLSLQLAFASRSLAGTSAGGGGGGGGGGGGASGGGSGYGSGHGSGYGEGAGGGSAGGYGSGGGGGGGGGEGVGEGSGYGLGHGYGSGYGAGAGGGSAGGYGAGGGGGGGGGGGEGGGAGAGYGSGHGYGSGYGAGAGGGSAGGYGRGGGGGGGGGGGGGEGGGEGSGYGSGHGYGSGYGSGGVDGPTMASRTRVRLCVLGFIALLSLQLAFAARSLAGVSAGGGGGGGGGGGGGGAGGSGGGSGYGEGAGGGSAGGSGRGGGGGGGGGEGGGEGSGYGAGHGYGSGYGAGAGGGSAGGGGGGGGGEGGGSGAGSGYGHGYGSGYGEGAGGGSAGGYGRGGGGGGGGGGGEGGGEGSGYGSGHGYGSGYGSGAGGAQGRGYGSGGGGGGGGGMGSGSGSGYGSGYGSGYGGGGGGNGHY; encoded by the exons ATGGCTGGTAGAACAGCGCGTGTGGAGCTCTGCGCTCTTGCCTTCTGTGCTCTCCTCAGCCTCCAGCTCGCCTTGGCCTCTAGATCCCTGTATGGAACTGGAgccggaggtggaggtggaggcggcggcggtggggGCGGTGGAGGTGGTGGTGACTCTGGATATGGTTCAGGTTACGGCTCCGGATATGGTGAGGGCGGCGGTAGGGGGAGTGCGGGAGGGTatggtagaggaggaggaggtggaggcggcGGTGGCGGGGGAGAAGGAGGAGGTGAAGGCGCTGGCTCCGGTTCCGGGCATGGCTATGGCTCTGGCTCTGGATATGGTGAAGGTGCCGGTGGTGGGAGTGCTGGTGGATACGGTAGAGGAGGCGGCGGAGGTGGCGGCGGGGGAGAAGGGGTTGGTGAAGGCTCGGGATATGGGTCTGGCCATGGCTATGGATCCGGCTACGGCGCTGGTGCTGGTGGCGCTCAGGGTGGAGGTTACGGGAGTGGTGGAGGGGGTGGAGGTGGCGGTGGAGAGGGCTCGGGCTCGGGCTCCGGCTCCGGCGCTGGTTCCGGCTCAGGCTACGGTAGCGGAGGAGGAAACGGTCACTACTA CCATGCAAGGAAGGCCTATAAATTCAGCTCTCAGTTCACTAGTGTTGCAACCATGGCTGGTAGAACAACTTGTGTTAAGCTCTGGGCTCTTGCTTTCATTGCCCTCCTCAGCCTCCAGCTCGCCTTCGCTAGTAGATCGCTGGCTGGAACTAGCGCCggaggtggcggaggaggaggaggtggaggtggtggAGCTAGTGGCGGTGGCTCCGGATATGGCTCCGGCCACGGCTCTGGATATGGCGAGGGTGCCGGTGGGGGGAGTGCGGGAGGGTATGGTAGTGGGggcggtggtggcggtggcggtggagaaggggtTGGTGAAGGATCTGGCTATGGCTTAGGGCATGGCTATGGGTCCGGTTATGGCGCAGGTGCCGGTGGCGGGAGTGCCGGAGGGTATGGtgcaggaggcggcggcggaggcggaggaggagggggagaaggGGGAGGTGCAGGCGCTGGCTACGGTTCCGGGCACGGGTACGGCTCCGGATATGGCGCAGGTGCTGGTGGAGGGAGTGCCGGAGGATACGgcagaggcggaggcggaggcggaggaggtggtggtggtggcggagaAGGGGGCGGTGAAGGCTCGGGATACGGGTCTGGGCATGGCTACGGCTCTGGCTATGGTAGCGGAGGAGTAGATGGAC CAACCATGGCTAGTAGAACTCGTGTTAGGCTTTGTGTTCTAGGCTTCATTGCTCTCCTTAGCCTCCAGCTCGCCTTCGCCGCTAGATCTCTGGCTGGAGTTAGCGCCggaggtggcggaggaggaggaggtggaggtggaggtggtggaGCTGGTGGTAGTGGCGGTGGCTCTGGATATGGTGAGGGTGCCGGTGGGGGGAGTGCGGGAGGGTCTGGTAGAGGGggcggtggtggcggtggcggtggagaagggggTGGTGAAGGATCTGGTTATGGCGCCGGACATGGCTATGGGTCCGGTTATGGGGCGGGTGCCGGTGGTGGCAGTGCTGGAGGAGGAGGCGGTGGCGGCGGGGGAGAAGGCGGAGGTTCAGGCGCCGGCTCTGGGTATGGACATGGCTACGGCTCCGGGTATGGTGAAGGTGCTGGTGGCGGGAGTGCCGGAGGATATGGCAGaggtggcggaggcggcggtggtggcggcggAGGGGAAGGTGGTGGTGAAGGCTCTGGATACGGTTCTGGTCATGGCTATGGATCCGGCTATGGTTCTGGCGCTGGCGGCGCTCAAGGTAGAGGCTATGGAAGTGGTGGAGggggtggaggtggtggtggaatGGGCTCCGGCTCCGGCTCTGGCTACGGTTCTGGTTATGGTTCTGggtacggcggcggcggcggcggaaatGGCCACTACTAG
- the LOC135612774 gene encoding ATG8-interacting protein 1-like produces the protein MADNEKKEEGTSSRGVDWEVVSLTASAYAASPGPEFDPTDESREIGVTERESSAALFMSGHFVFPPSEHENLPIEPNVSEIHIKPERHNVSSAVVDVGNDGVDNSDKEKMQIVLDDDLHAVKFFDEGSRIAVRDMGFEDSNRSQRQNLVGMEQDIYADPDVAILSEECEGGRKFDGEEAFDVHMDSPRDHTEPDEDEFDGSNLPCQSWWKRHAVSLYRQAKEADTFWSVVVAAAVVGIIVLGHRWQRNKWQLHQIKWSFSINDGRMMKMLRPIGRYKDVLVGAASGAR, from the exons atggcggACAACGAGAAAAAGGAAGAGGGAACTTCTTCTCGTGGGGTTGACTGGGAAGTCGTGTCTCTCACAGCATCTGCCTATGCTGCATCACCTGGTCCAGAATTTGACCCTACTGATGAAAGTAGAGAGATAGGCGTAACCGAACGCGAGTCTTCTGCAGCGTTATTCATGTCTGGTCATTTTGTGTTTCCACCCAGTGAACATGAGAATCTCCCAATAGAACCCAATGTAAGCGAGATCCATATCAAGCCGGAGAGGCATAatgtgagttctgcagtggtagatGTTGGTAATGATGGAGTTGATAATTCTGATAAAGAAAAGATGCAGATTGTATTAGATGATGACCTACATGCCGTCAAGTTTTTTGATGAAGGGAGTAGAATTGCTGTTCGTGATATGGGATTTGAAGACAGCAATAGATCTCAACGACAAAATTTGGTTGGAATGGAGCAAGATATATATGCTGATCCTGATGTCGCTATTCTCTCCGAAGAATGTGAGGGTGGCAGAAAATTTGACGGTGAAGAAGCTTTCGATGTGCATATGGATTCTCCTCGAGATCATACAGAACCAGATGAAGACGAATTTGATGGATCCAACCTTCCCTGCCAATCGTGGTGGAAGAGGCATGCAGTATCATTGTATCGCCAGGCAAAGGAGGCAGATACCTTTTGGTCAGTGGTTGTAGCTGCGGCTGTTGTGGGAATCATTGTTCTGGGGCATCGATGGCAGCGAAACAAATGGCAGCTTCATCAAATTAAATGGAGCTTTAGCATCAACGACGGG AGGATGATGAAAATGCTGAGACCGATTGGCCGGTATAAGGATGTTCTAGTTGGCGCCGCCAGCGGGGCTCGCTGA